Sequence from the Pontibacter pudoricolor genome:
GTAGCCAGCTGCTCGTTCTCCGACACTGCTACCAGTTCAAAACGGGTACCCATTAAAAGGAGCACCTTCTTGTGCGCTTTGGCAGAAGAAGGTGCTCCCTGGGCAATGCTTTCTGCTTGCATCAGTAGCAAACTAAGTATAACAAGTAAGCTAAGGCGATGCAGCATGGGCAGTGGTTTTCTATTAGTGGTGCAACAGTTTATTCAGGTGTTGTACGTAAGCTTCGGGGCCTCCGGTTTTATATCCGGTCTTAGAAATTACTTTTCCATCTTCATCCACCAGCACTACCAGCGGGAACATGCCCTCTGTATTATACTTTTCGGCCAGCTGCTCGTTATGCTTTACCTGCTCGGCTGGTAACTGGTTCTTTTTAAATCTCGGAAAATCGAGCTCTAAAAGCACCAGGTTATCTTTTGCGTACCTGGCAAACGCGTCTGTATTCCATACTTCCTTGTTTAGCAGAATGCAGGGCTTGCACCAGTCAGAACCCGCAAAAACCATCAACACAGGTTTGTGTTCTGCTTTTGCCTGCTTCATAGCCGCATTATACTGATGCAGCCAGGCTTCGTGGCCAGGTATGGTTTGCGCCTGTACCTGGTTTGCCGAAACAAACAGAGATACAAAAAGGAAAACCAGTAGAGAGATGCGCTTTTTTAACATAGTAGCGAAAATTTAAAGTGAGACTTATACATGCACAGCTATATACCTATGCTGTGCTATTACAACTTTGCAGGCATAGGTATAAGTTCAAATGCGATGTAAGTTTGTTTCGCTAAAATGTGCTGATTAATTTTCTAAGAATACAAGGTAAAACAAGCCATCTCATTGCACCTCAGCCATAAAAAACCAAACAACACGATAGTTGTAGCCAACGGAGATATTGCCGGTTTTGGTGGATAATAAAACACTTGAATTGGAAGAATGCCAGATAAACTATCGGGCCACCTATAATAGGTTATAAGCTTTTAATAGATGGTCCTATCAAAATTTATTTCTAATCCAATGTTCTACATTGCTG
This genomic interval carries:
- a CDS encoding thioredoxin family protein; the protein is MLKKRISLLVFLFVSLFVSANQVQAQTIPGHEAWLHQYNAAMKQAKAEHKPVLMVFAGSDWCKPCILLNKEVWNTDAFARYAKDNLVLLELDFPRFKKNQLPAEQVKHNEQLAEKYNTEGMFPLVVLVDEDGKVISKTGYKTGGPEAYVQHLNKLLHH